Proteins encoded within one genomic window of Candidatus Pseudothioglobus singularis PS1:
- a CDS encoding carbohydrate ABC transporter permease, with product MMDKYSLLHKIGIYFSLGLFILFMLLPFVEMFVASLRPITHLFSRPELEVGETMGFLDFMSRFWSDTMSFQAYRDMWVTVPQLPRYIFNSVFIATAVTLLSMCFIIPAAYAYARFDFRGKTTSLTLFLAVNMFSGAVLLIPLYKLLRSYGLLNTYWAMIIPGVAFLIPTGIWLLKSFLEKIPYELEEAAFVDGASRLYTLRRVILPLAVPGLIVVSVAMFIGAYAQQFLFAITFNQNRDYMPLPAGIFEFVGYQTVLWNEMMAASLIGILPVLLIFLFMQKHLISGLTAGAVKE from the coding sequence ATGATGGATAAATACTCATTACTTCACAAAATAGGCATCTATTTTTCCCTTGGGCTGTTCATATTATTTATGTTATTGCCTTTTGTTGAAATGTTTGTAGCATCACTCAGACCCATAACTCATTTGTTTAGTCGTCCAGAATTAGAGGTTGGTGAAACAATGGGTTTTCTCGACTTTATGAGTCGATTCTGGTCAGATACTATGAGTTTTCAAGCCTATAGAGATATGTGGGTTACAGTTCCTCAGTTGCCTCGCTATATATTTAATAGCGTATTTATAGCAACAGCTGTTACTCTTTTATCAATGTGTTTCATTATTCCTGCTGCTTATGCTTATGCCCGCTTTGACTTTCGTGGCAAAACAACTAGCCTTACATTATTTTTAGCAGTGAATATGTTTTCAGGGGCTGTTCTTTTAATACCTCTGTATAAATTATTACGATCTTATGGTTTGCTTAATACATATTGGGCTATGATTATTCCTGGTGTGGCTTTCCTTATACCAACGGGAATATGGCTACTTAAGTCTTTTTTAGAAAAGATTCCATACGAACTGGAGGAGGCTGCATTTGTTGATGGGGCATCTCGACTTTACACATTAAGACGTGTTATCCTACCTCTTGCAGTTCCTGGTCTAATTGTTGTTAGTGTTGCAATGTTTATTGGTGCCTATGCACAACAGTTTTTATTTGCAATTACTTTTAACCAAAATAGAGATTACATGCCACTTCCAGCTGGCATATTTGAATTTGTTGGATACCAGACAGTGCTCTGGAATGAAATGATGGCAGCAAGCCTTATTGGAATTCTGCCCGTGCTATTAATTTTCCTGTTTATGCAGAAACATCTCATATCAGGATTAACAGCAGGGGCAGTAAAGGAGTGA
- a CDS encoding carbohydrate ABC transporter permease: MLKPKTKAQTTTMFAWALIAPAALVMFWIVLWPLYETFRLSFTNSNLGTLMGGADFVGWENYEKAIGGRKFPAIVTRTFYWMFLSVGFKMILGLIGATLLASNIRGRGLMRALVMPPWIVPIAIGCFGWLWLYNGHFGLLSNFAEMVGITNGPFSFLAYKQSAFYSAVVTDVWIGTPMVTLFFLAAMQGVPKDLYEAAYVDGASRWYRFRRITLPQIMPTIISMALLSAIWTFNSFEIIWILTEGGPRGATTTLIIDTFKTAIFSYKFGAGATRAVLVVLILGVFSVIYLTVLGRLSKKYGYSGVQK, from the coding sequence ATGCTTAAACCTAAAACAAAGGCACAAACAACAACCATGTTTGCTTGGGCATTAATTGCGCCTGCTGCACTGGTTATGTTTTGGATTGTACTTTGGCCTTTATATGAAACCTTTCGACTGTCTTTTACTAATTCAAACCTTGGAACCTTGATGGGAGGTGCTGATTTTGTAGGTTGGGAAAATTATGAAAAAGCTATAGGAGGACGTAAGTTTCCTGCAATTGTTACAAGAACCTTTTATTGGATGTTCCTTTCAGTTGGTTTTAAAATGATTTTAGGCTTAATCGGTGCAACACTTTTAGCAAGTAATATAAGAGGCCGAGGTCTTATGCGCGCTTTAGTAATGCCACCATGGATTGTCCCTATTGCTATTGGCTGTTTTGGGTGGTTGTGGCTTTATAATGGTCATTTTGGATTGCTCTCAAACTTTGCAGAAATGGTTGGGATTACCAATGGACCATTTAGTTTCTTGGCTTACAAGCAGAGTGCTTTTTACTCAGCAGTTGTCACAGATGTTTGGATTGGAACGCCAATGGTAACCTTATTCTTTTTGGCGGCAATGCAAGGCGTTCCAAAAGATTTATATGAGGCTGCTTATGTTGATGGTGCATCAAGGTGGTATCGTTTTAGAAGAATCACTTTGCCCCAAATTATGCCTACTATTATCTCTATGGCTTTGTTATCTGCAATCTGGACGTTCAACTCATTTGAAATTATTTGGATTTTGACAGAAGGCGGACCTCGTGGTGCAACTACTACATTAATTATTGACACCTTCAAAACAGCAATCTTTAGTTATAAGTTTGGTGCTGGCGCAACTAGAGCAGTTCTTGTTGTTTTGATTCTAGGGGTATTTTCAGTAATATATTTAACTGTGCTTGGAAGACTGAGTAAAAAGTATGGATACAGTGGGGTTCAAAAATGA
- a CDS encoding beta-N-acetylhexosaminidase, giving the protein MNTTGFVMTTSINSDNYFCSSLSNNSDNSIENFRFCFSLLAPSKAIENCSVVKSSGGYTELCHSEELILKPGEQWSFKYAYEESRHKPMNHRWSPQGCFLKKDNGDLINLEMIDLDLERISSVAPIPNFLGDKLNYESFRLVPHPYSWNPSAGVCNLCSPINVAFENLEIITSAYQSALELGNRLNLNLLSNSTNEINKKATTSLKLTFQDLSDDSAYKITITSDDVEIVSGDESGFYYALVSLMQLSQNYHQLVPCGSIFDKPRFSWRGQHLDTVRHFFSVDSLFKLLDLMSLFKLNKFHWHGVDDEAFRFKLDSYPEAATETSKRGNNLLVPPVFGSGSDATGGYYDKEDIDRIISRASANYIEVIPEFDLPGHNMALINLYPEMRDPEDKSNEVSVQGYRENTLNPAMPETIKVVESLIDDMCNLFPGEYIHLGGDEVAPGAWEKSPKVQDLMKEHDLNSAKDVASWFINKLSKRVELNNKKTASWQEAEDGNHHDDKSEKLLFSWQNLESGFDLARQGYKVVLCPAENIYFDMAQSRNYADRGANWAAVIPFESSVDWQIIPEDEPELESNIMGIQGHLWCETILKDSEMESMLCPRVIGLSESAWTSNENRRKGTDLHNLATNSFRELFDRIGWDYYIAEKFDIMSDPAKNEEVLASE; this is encoded by the coding sequence ATGAATACAACTGGTTTTGTGATGACTACATCAATCAATTCAGACAATTACTTTTGTTCAAGCTTGAGCAATAATTCTGATAACTCGATAGAGAATTTTAGGTTTTGTTTTAGCTTACTTGCACCTTCAAAAGCGATTGAAAATTGTAGTGTCGTCAAAAGTTCAGGTGGTTATACAGAGTTATGTCATTCTGAAGAGTTGATTTTAAAGCCTGGTGAACAGTGGAGTTTTAAATATGCCTATGAAGAGTCTAGGCACAAGCCTATGAATCATCGATGGTCACCCCAAGGCTGTTTTTTAAAAAAAGATAATGGAGATCTGATCAATCTTGAAATGATAGATTTAGATCTAGAAAGAATCTCCTCCGTGGCCCCAATTCCCAATTTTTTGGGAGACAAATTAAATTATGAATCTTTTAGATTGGTGCCACACCCTTACTCATGGAATCCAAGTGCAGGTGTTTGTAACCTGTGTTCGCCGATTAATGTAGCGTTTGAAAATCTGGAAATAATAACAAGTGCCTATCAATCAGCTTTAGAACTTGGTAATCGACTTAATCTCAATCTTTTATCTAACTCAACAAACGAGATAAATAAGAAAGCAACCACATCACTAAAGCTAACTTTTCAGGATCTTTCTGATGACTCTGCCTATAAAATTACCATAACGAGTGATGATGTTGAGATTGTATCAGGTGATGAATCAGGCTTTTATTATGCTCTTGTCTCTTTGATGCAGCTTTCCCAAAATTATCATCAGCTAGTCCCGTGTGGTTCTATCTTTGATAAGCCTCGTTTTAGTTGGAGAGGACAGCATTTAGATACTGTGAGGCATTTTTTCTCGGTAGACAGTTTATTTAAATTACTAGATTTAATGAGTCTTTTCAAGCTGAATAAGTTTCATTGGCATGGAGTCGATGATGAAGCCTTTCGATTTAAATTAGATAGTTATCCTGAAGCTGCTACTGAAACTTCAAAAAGAGGAAATAATTTATTAGTACCACCTGTTTTCGGATCTGGATCAGATGCAACTGGTGGTTATTATGACAAAGAAGATATTGATAGAATTATTAGTAGGGCCTCAGCTAACTATATTGAAGTCATACCCGAGTTTGATTTGCCGGGCCATAATATGGCGCTAATTAACTTGTACCCTGAGATGAGAGACCCTGAAGACAAAAGTAATGAAGTTTCAGTTCAAGGCTATAGAGAGAACACGTTGAATCCAGCCATGCCTGAAACCATAAAGGTTGTCGAGTCTTTAATAGACGATATGTGTAATCTATTTCCTGGGGAATATATCCATCTGGGTGGGGATGAAGTAGCGCCCGGCGCTTGGGAAAAATCTCCTAAAGTACAAGACTTAATGAAAGAGCATGATCTTAACAGTGCTAAAGATGTTGCTTCATGGTTTATCAATAAGCTTTCAAAAAGAGTAGAGTTAAATAACAAAAAAACTGCCTCTTGGCAGGAGGCTGAAGATGGCAATCATCATGACGATAAGTCAGAGAAATTATTATTTTCATGGCAGAATCTTGAGTCTGGTTTTGATCTAGCAAGACAAGGCTATAAAGTGGTCTTGTGTCCAGCTGAGAACATTTATTTTGATATGGCTCAAAGTAGAAACTATGCTGATCGAGGGGCAAATTGGGCAGCTGTGATACCTTTTGAGAGTTCTGTTGATTGGCAAATTATTCCTGAAGATGAGCCAGAACTTGAATCTAATATTATGGGTATTCAGGGGCATCTTTGGTGTGAAACAATTCTAAAAGATAGTGAGATGGAATCAATGCTTTGTCCAAGAGTTATTGGACTTTCAGAGAGTGCTTGGACATCTAATGAAAACAGACGAAAAGGCACTGATCTCCATAATTTGGCCACAAATAGCTTTAGAGAATTGTTTGATAGAATTGGATGGGACTATTATATAGCCGAGAAATTTGATATCATGTCAGATCCAGCAAAGAATGAGGAGGTTCTGGCGAGTGAGTAA